One segment of Pseudomonas sp. FP2196 DNA contains the following:
- the tsaB gene encoding tRNA (adenosine(37)-N6)-threonylcarbamoyltransferase complex dimerization subunit type 1 TsaB, whose protein sequence is MSTLLALDTATEACSVALLHDGKVTSHYEVIPRLHAQKLLPMIQQLLADAGTTLQAVDAIAFGRGPGAFTGVRIAIGVVQGLAFALDRPVLPVSNLAVLAQRAFREHGVSQVAAAIDARMDEVYWGCYRETAGEMRLAGVEAVLPPEVAALPADASGDWFGAGTGWGYGERIAVNLTGSDAGMLPHAEDLLTLARFAWERGESIPADDAQPVYLRDKVATPKAR, encoded by the coding sequence ATGAGCACCTTGCTGGCCCTGGACACCGCGACTGAAGCTTGCTCCGTTGCCTTGCTGCATGACGGCAAGGTCACGAGCCATTACGAGGTGATCCCGCGCCTGCACGCGCAAAAGCTGCTGCCGATGATCCAGCAACTGCTGGCTGACGCCGGCACCACGTTGCAAGCGGTGGATGCCATCGCGTTCGGTCGCGGGCCGGGGGCGTTTACCGGCGTGCGGATCGCCATCGGCGTGGTGCAGGGGTTGGCGTTCGCGCTGGATCGGCCGGTGTTGCCGGTGTCCAACCTTGCCGTGTTGGCGCAGCGTGCGTTTCGTGAGCATGGCGTGAGCCAGGTGGCAGCCGCCATCGATGCACGGATGGACGAGGTGTATTGGGGCTGCTACCGCGAGACGGCCGGGGAGATGCGCCTTGCCGGTGTCGAGGCGGTGCTGCCACCGGAAGTCGCGGCGCTGCCGGCCGATGCCAGCGGCGACTGGTTCGGTGCGGGCACCGGTTGGGGGTACGGCGAGCGCATAGCGGTCAATCTGACGGGTTCCGACGCCGGCATGCTGCCCCACGCCGAAGACCTGCTGACCCTGGCGCGCTTCGCCTGGGAACGCGGTGAGTCGATCCCGGCCGATGATGCTCAGCCGGTTTACCTGCGTGACAAAGTGGCCACCCCCAAGGCTCGTTGA
- the adk gene encoding adenylate kinase gives MRVILLGAPGAGKGTQAKFITEKFGIPQISTGDMLRAAVKAGTPLGVQAKSIMDAGGLVSDDLIIALVKDRIAQPDCANGFLFDGFPRTIPQAEALVTAGVELDAVVEIAVDDEEIVQRIAGRRVHEASGRVYHVIYNPPKIAGKDDITGEELVQRKDDTEETVRHRLSVYHSQTKPLVAFYEKLSAANGKPKCSHIQGVGSVEAITAKVLEALS, from the coding sequence ATGCGCGTCATTCTGCTGGGAGCTCCCGGGGCCGGTAAAGGTACTCAGGCTAAGTTCATCACCGAAAAATTCGGCATTCCACAAATCTCCACCGGCGACATGCTGCGTGCAGCGGTCAAGGCCGGCACTCCGCTGGGCGTTCAAGCCAAGAGCATCATGGATGCCGGCGGCCTGGTGTCGGATGACCTGATCATCGCGCTGGTCAAGGATCGTATTGCGCAACCTGACTGCGCCAACGGCTTCCTGTTCGACGGCTTCCCGCGCACCATTCCGCAGGCTGAAGCCCTGGTTACTGCCGGTGTCGAACTGGACGCTGTAGTCGAAATCGCCGTTGACGACGAAGAAATCGTTCAGCGTATCGCCGGTCGCCGTGTCCACGAGGCCAGCGGCCGTGTGTACCACGTCATCTACAACCCGCCGAAAATCGCTGGAAAAGACGACATCACCGGTGAAGAGCTGGTACAGCGCAAAGACGACACTGAAGAAACCGTGCGTCATCGCCTGTCGGTCTACCATTCGCAGACCAAGCCGCTGGTGGCTTTCTACGAGAAGCTCTCGGCTGCCAACGGCAAGCCGAAGTGCAGCCATATCCAAGGCGTTGGTTCGGTAGAAGCAATTACCGCCAAGGTGCTTGAGGCGCTGAGCTGA